The Natrinema salifodinae genome includes a window with the following:
- a CDS encoding TrkH family potassium uptake protein — translation MDETLEWALYDFGTLVKVYGLLPALSIVVAAAWSEFYAIPAFAATALAAYGLGRVFERAFAEPDEDDMRSGVITVVVGWFVCGLLSAGPLLLVAWTVRAAPTSVGVLSPPAMTGPLATFLQPTNAVFEGMSGATGTGFSMASDPGELPRALQWWRSAVQWVGGIGVVVLAAAFVSSEESHTFSAVHGNRAPTESIRSTTTGTAAALWWLLALLTVASALLLWLAGMEPWAALNHAMTGVTTGGFTITASSIETYGDPVVELALLPVMIAGAVSFSLLFFCFRGDSDRIRGDVQTKWLFGALGLGSLAVVAVLALTAAYPTAAETIRYGTFQLVSGLTCTGFQTDTNLGGAWAEPATLLVASSMLVGGAAGSTAGGMKIIRARRVLVDIPERGMDVYEPSEPSAETAGSVTQTFDTAAAIAICWFVVLFATTVLALLVLPGEQSTANVLFEVASVQGNVGLSAGIVDPTIPPSLKLAFVVAMWVGRLEIVPVIVTGSLLLDKVR, via the coding sequence ATGGACGAGACGCTCGAGTGGGCGTTGTACGATTTCGGCACGCTGGTCAAGGTGTACGGCCTCTTGCCCGCGCTCTCGATCGTCGTCGCCGCGGCCTGGTCGGAGTTCTACGCGATCCCCGCGTTCGCGGCGACGGCGCTTGCAGCCTACGGGCTCGGGCGGGTGTTCGAACGAGCGTTCGCCGAACCGGACGAAGATGACATGCGATCGGGCGTCATCACCGTCGTCGTCGGCTGGTTCGTCTGCGGCCTGCTCAGCGCCGGACCGCTGTTGCTCGTCGCCTGGACGGTCCGCGCGGCGCCGACGTCGGTCGGCGTCCTCTCGCCGCCGGCGATGACCGGCCCGCTCGCGACCTTCCTGCAACCCACCAACGCCGTTTTCGAGGGCATGAGCGGCGCGACGGGAACGGGCTTCAGCATGGCGAGCGATCCCGGTGAACTGCCCCGAGCGCTCCAGTGGTGGCGGTCGGCCGTCCAGTGGGTTGGCGGCATCGGCGTCGTCGTCCTGGCCGCCGCGTTCGTCAGCAGCGAGGAGAGCCACACGTTCTCGGCCGTCCACGGCAACAGGGCGCCGACGGAATCGATCCGCTCGACGACGACCGGGACGGCGGCGGCGCTGTGGTGGCTGCTCGCGCTGCTGACCGTCGCGAGCGCCCTCCTGTTGTGGCTCGCGGGGATGGAGCCGTGGGCGGCGCTCAACCACGCCATGACCGGCGTCACGACCGGCGGGTTCACGATCACGGCCTCGAGCATCGAGACCTACGGCGATCCGGTCGTCGAACTCGCGCTCTTGCCGGTCATGATCGCCGGTGCAGTCTCGTTCAGCCTCCTGTTCTTCTGCTTCCGCGGCGACTCCGATCGGATTCGGGGCGACGTCCAGACCAAGTGGCTGTTCGGTGCGCTCGGCTTGGGCAGCCTGGCCGTCGTCGCGGTGCTCGCGCTCACGGCCGCCTATCCGACCGCCGCGGAGACGATTCGGTACGGCACCTTCCAACTCGTCTCCGGGCTCACGTGCACCGGCTTCCAGACGGACACCAACCTCGGCGGCGCGTGGGCGGAGCCAGCGACGCTGCTCGTGGCGAGTTCGATGCTCGTCGGCGGCGCGGCCGGCTCGACCGCGGGCGGAATGAAGATCATCCGGGCCAGGCGGGTCCTGGTCGACATTCCCGAGCGCGGGATGGACGTCTACGAGCCGAGCGAGCCCTCGGCCGAGACGGCCGGCAGCGTGACCCAGACGTTCGACACCGCCGCGGCCATCGCGATCTGCTGGTTCGTCGTGCTGTTCGCGACGACCGTGCTCGCGTTGCTCGTCCTCCCGGGCGAGCAGTCCACGGCGAACGTCCTCTTCGAGGTGGCGAGCGTTCAGGGGAACGTCGGTCTCTCGGCTGGCATCGTCGATCCGACGATCCCGCCATCGCTGAAACTCGCGTTCGTCGTCGCGATGTGGGTCGGTCGCCTCGAGATCGTGCCCGTAATCGTCACCGGGTCGCTCCTACTCGACAAGGTGCGCTGA
- a CDS encoding endonuclease III domain-containing protein produces MSDDPEPTVNISGGREGGGAAAEFDPATADTRAEEVVDRLGELYWQKTYGGQDAFTCLVRTILSQNTSDKASQPAHDALIERYGGSASQRDADGASGQARAEDADLAESLADAEQSRLAETISSAGLYNQKSEIIIDAAEWVSEEFGSAAAFDAFVKDEEPSTVREMLLSVRGVGPKTADCVLLFAGGRGSVFPVDTHVHRIYRRLGIAPADADHEAVRAVLERDVPAAKCGFGHTATIQFGREYCSARKPACLDGPEACPMADLCDQVGVSPETGEVVDPTEALD; encoded by the coding sequence ATGAGCGACGATCCGGAGCCCACCGTCAACATCAGCGGCGGGCGGGAGGGCGGCGGCGCGGCCGCCGAGTTCGATCCCGCGACCGCGGACACCCGCGCGGAGGAGGTCGTCGACCGCCTGGGCGAACTGTACTGGCAGAAGACCTACGGCGGGCAGGATGCCTTTACCTGTCTCGTCCGCACCATCCTGAGCCAGAACACGAGTGACAAGGCGAGCCAGCCGGCCCACGACGCGCTGATCGAGCGGTACGGCGGCAGTGCGTCGCAACGCGACGCGGACGGTGCGAGCGGCCAGGCGCGAGCCGAGGACGCCGATCTGGCCGAATCGCTCGCGGACGCCGAACAGTCGCGGCTCGCGGAGACGATCAGTTCCGCGGGGCTCTACAACCAGAAGTCGGAGATCATCATCGACGCGGCCGAGTGGGTCAGCGAGGAGTTCGGCTCCGCCGCGGCGTTCGACGCCTTCGTCAAGGACGAGGAGCCGTCGACCGTCCGCGAGATGTTGCTCTCGGTCCGCGGCGTCGGGCCGAAGACCGCCGACTGCGTCCTGCTGTTCGCGGGCGGTCGCGGCAGTGTCTTCCCCGTCGATACCCACGTCCACCGGATCTACCGCCGGCTGGGCATCGCGCCGGCGGACGCCGACCACGAGGCCGTCCGAGCCGTCTTAGAGCGCGACGTCCCCGCCGCGAAGTGCGGGTTCGGCCACACGGCGACGATCCAGTTCGGCCGCGAGTACTGCAGCGCGCGGAAGCCGGCCTGTCTCGACGGTCCGGAAGCGTGTCCGATGGCCGATCTGTGCGATCAGGTCGGTGTCTCTCCCGAGACCGGCGAGGTCGTGGACCCGACCGAGGCCCTCGACTGA
- the nucS gene encoding endonuclease NucS: MSDPEYGQRTETLQRPTPAAARDAVATGIERDALVTVYGRCTVDYDGRATSFLEEGDRHVMLKPDGASLVHTDEGQQPVNWQPPGCDHEAFCEDGALVLESLRSTPDERLRVRFQEVLQVSAFAGTDESELALIGTEEDLRQRLLEEPDLLESGFTPLATERDTPAGAVDIYGEDAAGQAVVVELKRRRVGPDAVGQLRRYVDALERDLHAEATVRGILVAPSVTDRASRLLTEHGLEFVSLEPPAE; encoded by the coding sequence GTGAGCGATCCAGAGTACGGCCAACGGACGGAGACCCTCCAGCGGCCGACGCCGGCGGCCGCCCGCGACGCCGTCGCGACCGGTATCGAACGGGACGCGCTCGTGACCGTCTACGGGCGCTGTACCGTCGACTACGATGGTCGAGCGACGAGCTTCCTCGAGGAAGGGGACCGCCACGTCATGCTCAAGCCGGACGGCGCGTCGCTGGTTCACACCGACGAGGGCCAGCAGCCGGTCAACTGGCAACCCCCGGGCTGCGATCACGAGGCCTTCTGCGAGGACGGTGCGCTCGTCCTCGAGAGCCTGCGGTCGACGCCGGACGAGCGACTACGCGTCCGGTTTCAGGAGGTGCTGCAAGTGTCGGCGTTCGCCGGGACCGACGAAAGCGAACTCGCCCTGATCGGGACTGAGGAGGATCTCCGCCAGCGGCTCCTCGAAGAGCCCGATCTGCTCGAGAGCGGATTCACGCCGCTGGCGACCGAACGGGATACGCCCGCCGGCGCGGTCGACATCTACGGCGAGGACGCGGCCGGCCAGGCGGTCGTCGTCGAACTGAAGCGCCGGCGTGTCGGCCCCGACGCGGTGGGGCAGCTCCGGCGCTACGTCGACGCCCTCGAGCGGGACTTACACGCGGAGGCCACCGTCCGCGGAATTCTGGTCGCCCCGTCGGTGACCGATCGTGCGAGTCGGCTGCTGACGGAACACGGCCTCGAGTTCGTCTCGCTCGAACCCCCGGCCGAGTGA
- a CDS encoding ABC transporter ATP-binding protein — protein sequence MSEITLAELEKRYGDTFAVEDVSVTIEDGELLCLLGPSGSGKSTTLRMIAGLETPTDGEIRIGDDDVTDRPAYERTTSTVFQDWALFPHKTVLENVAFGLKMRDVAKDERRERAREMLDRVEMGGYGDQDPTNLSGGQKQRVALARSLAVEPDVLLLDEPLSNLDKRLSEDMQIELREIHEDVETTFVHVTHDQDEAFTLADRIGIMADGELVQVGAPDEVYENPKNRFIEGFLGDTNFVNGTVTETGDTLRVETELGREVVLPTDGDVDCAAGDALTLSLRPEVLSTERADGDANGDENRSQAVLADGSTTNTVVGTVENVLYRGSTVRYSVSIEGSSVFVERTVADSGAFDAGDRIRISWNGEDVLAFTEDGSRVGL from the coding sequence ATGTCAGAGATTACGCTTGCTGAACTCGAGAAGCGATACGGCGATACCTTCGCCGTTGAGGACGTCTCCGTCACGATCGAGGACGGCGAACTGCTGTGCCTGCTCGGGCCGAGCGGCAGCGGAAAGTCGACGACCCTCCGCATGATCGCCGGCTTGGAGACGCCGACCGACGGCGAGATCCGCATCGGCGACGACGACGTGACCGACCGCCCCGCCTACGAACGCACCACCTCGACGGTGTTCCAGGACTGGGCGCTGTTCCCGCACAAGACGGTCCTCGAGAACGTCGCGTTCGGCCTAAAGATGCGCGACGTAGCGAAAGACGAGCGCCGCGAGCGCGCCCGGGAGATGCTCGACCGCGTCGAGATGGGCGGCTACGGCGATCAGGACCCGACGAACCTGAGCGGCGGACAGAAACAGCGCGTCGCGCTCGCTCGCTCGCTGGCCGTCGAACCCGACGTCCTGTTGCTCGACGAGCCGCTGTCGAACCTCGACAAGCGGCTCAGCGAGGACATGCAGATCGAACTCCGGGAGATCCACGAGGACGTCGAGACGACGTTCGTCCACGTGACCCACGACCAGGACGAGGCCTTCACGCTCGCCGATCGGATCGGGATCATGGCCGACGGCGAACTCGTCCAGGTCGGTGCACCCGACGAAGTCTACGAGAACCCGAAGAACCGGTTTATCGAGGGCTTCCTCGGCGACACAAACTTCGTCAACGGCACCGTTACTGAGACGGGCGATACCCTCCGCGTCGAAACGGAACTGGGACGGGAGGTCGTCCTTCCGACCGACGGCGACGTCGACTGCGCCGCGGGTGACGCGCTGACGCTGTCGCTCCGGCCGGAGGTGCTCTCGACCGAGCGGGCCGACGGAGACGCGAACGGTGACGAAAACCGAAGCCAGGCCGTCCTCGCGGACGGCAGCACGACCAACACCGTCGTCGGAACGGTCGAGAACGTCCTCTATCGGGGCTCGACCGTCCGCTACTCCGTCTCGATCGAGGGAAGTTCGGTGTTCGTCGAACGGACCGTCGCCGACTCGGGCGCGTTCGATGCCGGCGATCGGATCCGCATCAGTTGGAACGGCGAGGACGTGCTCGCGTTCACCGAGGACGGCTCGCGAGTCGGACTGTGA
- a CDS encoding ABC transporter permease has product MHRETVENALFRAGYLAILAFMLLPLVVVVTTSFSESGQLVFPPESYSLVHYREFFDEALWLAAFDNSIVVGAGTTIIATTLGVMAAFGQELDDGGAGRLLAPLVLVPLLIPPVILGITLLVYFNKTGLDASYLRIVLAHTLWATPLVYFVMQSVFSRFDWQQLDAARDLGAGPIRSFVHVVLPNVKHGIFVGGLLAFIVSLQEFVMALFLSNHSSQTIPVLAWSELRQSLDPMVSVVSTFLILISLLAILLAVLATNLDWLSRQLS; this is encoded by the coding sequence ATGCATAGAGAAACCGTCGAGAACGCCCTGTTCCGGGCGGGGTATCTGGCGATCCTGGCCTTCATGCTGTTGCCGCTGGTCGTGGTCGTTACGACCTCGTTCTCCGAGTCGGGTCAGCTCGTCTTCCCGCCCGAGAGCTACTCGCTGGTCCACTACCGCGAGTTCTTCGACGAGGCCCTCTGGCTGGCGGCGTTCGACAACAGCATCGTCGTCGGCGCCGGAACGACGATCATCGCGACGACACTCGGCGTAATGGCCGCCTTCGGCCAGGAACTGGACGACGGCGGTGCCGGCCGGCTGCTCGCGCCGCTCGTCCTCGTCCCGCTGTTGATCCCGCCGGTCATCCTCGGGATCACGCTGCTGGTCTACTTCAATAAGACCGGCCTCGACGCGTCGTACCTGCGGATCGTCCTCGCGCACACGCTGTGGGCGACGCCGCTGGTGTACTTCGTGATGCAGTCGGTGTTCAGCCGGTTCGACTGGCAGCAACTGGACGCGGCCCGCGACCTCGGCGCCGGCCCGATCCGGTCGTTCGTCCACGTCGTCCTGCCGAACGTGAAACACGGGATCTTCGTCGGCGGCCTGCTGGCTTTCATCGTCAGCCTCCAGGAGTTCGTGATGGCGCTGTTCCTCTCGAATCACAGCTCTCAAACCATTCCGGTGCTCGCCTGGAGCGAACTCCGGCAGTCGCTCGACCCGATGGTCAGCGTCGTCTCGACGTTCCTGATCCTGATCTCGCTGCTCGCGATCCTGCTCGCGGTGCTGGCAACGAACTTGGACTGGCTCTCGCGACAGCTCTCCTGA
- a CDS encoding ABC transporter permease, protein MAGTQSQSTLPAPVARLWTALEERSRSKRALLLMAPLMAFELLIFLAPFLILLRISLSEGASNLAYVEGTWSLSAYADVFTSDLYWSIIWYSFKLGIIVTAITVAVALFYAYAIWRSEGLIKSALLFSVVLPLLTTLVIKTYAFMPLLSPSGTLNDVLLSLNLISEPIQFVPGTVGVVVGQVYIVLPYAVLAIYSVLATMDWGIVEAARDLGASRPRSVLEVVVPQAIPGITVATVISFAWSVGAYAAPGLLGGGDRTFAMQVEQQLLSDLQWEVATAFSVVMLVLMFASVAALFAVLSRFGGEFEYA, encoded by the coding sequence ATGGCGGGGACGCAATCGCAATCGACGCTGCCCGCGCCGGTCGCCCGCCTCTGGACGGCGCTCGAAGAGCGCTCGCGTTCGAAGCGGGCGCTCCTGTTGATGGCACCGCTGATGGCGTTCGAGCTGCTGATCTTCCTCGCGCCCTTCCTGATCCTCCTGCGGATCAGCCTGTCGGAGGGCGCCTCGAACCTCGCGTACGTCGAGGGAACCTGGTCGCTGAGCGCGTACGCCGACGTGTTCACGAGCGATCTCTACTGGAGTATCATCTGGTACTCGTTCAAGCTCGGCATCATCGTCACGGCCATCACCGTCGCCGTCGCGCTGTTCTACGCGTACGCGATCTGGCGATCCGAGGGCCTGATCAAGTCGGCGCTGTTGTTCTCGGTCGTCCTGCCGTTACTGACGACGCTCGTCATCAAGACCTACGCCTTCATGCCGCTGCTCTCGCCGAGTGGAACGCTCAACGACGTGCTGCTGTCGCTGAACCTCATCTCCGAGCCGATCCAGTTCGTCCCGGGGACGGTCGGCGTCGTCGTCGGCCAGGTCTACATCGTCCTCCCCTACGCCGTGCTGGCGATCTACAGCGTCCTCGCGACGATGGACTGGGGGATCGTCGAGGCCGCCCGTGACCTCGGCGCGAGCCGCCCGCGCTCGGTGCTCGAGGTCGTCGTTCCCCAGGCGATTCCCGGGATCACCGTCGCGACGGTGATCTCCTTCGCGTGGAGCGTCGGCGCCTACGCCGCGCCGGGACTGCTCGGCGGCGGGGACCGCACGTTCGCGATGCAGGTCGAACAGCAGTTGCTGTCGGATCTCCAGTGGGAGGTCGCGACGGCGTTTTCGGTCGTAATGCTCGTCCTGATGTTCGCGAGCGTCGCCGCCCTCTTTGCCGTTCTCAGCCGCTTCGGAGGTGAGTTCGAGTATGCATAG
- a CDS encoding DUF371 domain-containing protein produces the protein MEEVIRARGHENVSAEHASTFEVTTDDYLTPAGDCILAIEADRAPADFDPEFVAACQNRDATITVTIEADGHRESVTGRGDPDLEFTNERSAVGRTSDYVDDRTIVNGAAFAAEGFDRDLVDALADGAEATVTISVE, from the coding sequence ATGGAAGAAGTCATTCGCGCTCGGGGTCACGAGAACGTCAGCGCCGAGCACGCGAGCACGTTCGAGGTGACCACCGACGACTACCTCACCCCCGCGGGCGACTGCATCCTCGCGATCGAGGCCGACCGCGCCCCCGCGGACTTCGATCCCGAGTTCGTCGCGGCCTGCCAAAATCGGGACGCGACGATCACGGTCACCATCGAGGCCGACGGCCACCGCGAGTCGGTGACCGGTCGGGGCGATCCCGACCTCGAGTTCACTAACGAGCGCAGCGCCGTGGGGCGGACGAGCGACTACGTCGACGACCGCACGATCGTAAACGGCGCCGCGTTCGCGGCCGAGGGGTTCGACCGTGATCTCGTCGACGCGCTTGCCGACGGCGCCGAAGCGACGGTGACGATTTCCGTCGAATAA
- a CDS encoding ABC transporter substrate-binding protein: MAADPERVAESSNCESEAASSETAQASVSRRRMLSATAVGSATALAGCTKLLSGSSDALRVCVWSGNYADRFEDAVVPKYEEEFDADIQLQRGWDEILADIRSAPDDNPPYDVTVTEGNFYYYGRQEELFHEIREENVPNLEEVIDYYTEFRTTEYGMPVDGAPCTIVHREDADVQPDSWSDFSSEAVQNSAGVGVDTGFWWYPLYAAAVGMDERELGDEMHEPDLHEAVLETFRDWPVSGWASSGEDVWQQFDNGVIDAAQWYYEQVAYDIDDYDGLTHTMPEETTGYLNHWCVVDGTDKRDQAEEFINFLMDAETQTAWSEEMPTLFCNENTEYAEDLAEDLPSNSEEAANIAFPDWEVLAEHDDELSDEFTAIQTDS, encoded by the coding sequence ATGGCTGCAGACCCAGAACGGGTTGCAGAGTCGAGTAACTGTGAGTCGGAAGCGGCGTCGTCCGAGACGGCGCAGGCATCCGTCTCCCGCCGACGTATGTTGTCCGCGACGGCGGTCGGATCGGCGACCGCCCTCGCCGGCTGTACCAAACTCCTCTCCGGTAGCAGCGACGCGTTGCGCGTCTGCGTCTGGAGCGGGAATTACGCCGACCGGTTCGAGGATGCGGTCGTGCCGAAATACGAGGAGGAGTTCGACGCGGATATCCAACTCCAGCGCGGCTGGGACGAGATCCTCGCCGACATCCGGTCGGCTCCGGACGACAACCCGCCGTACGACGTCACCGTCACGGAGGGCAACTTCTACTACTACGGCCGACAGGAGGAACTGTTCCACGAGATCCGCGAAGAGAACGTCCCCAACCTCGAGGAAGTCATCGACTACTACACCGAGTTCCGGACGACGGAGTACGGGATGCCGGTCGACGGCGCACCCTGTACGATCGTCCACCGCGAGGACGCGGACGTCCAGCCGGACTCGTGGAGCGACTTCTCCTCGGAGGCCGTCCAGAACAGCGCGGGCGTCGGAGTCGACACCGGCTTCTGGTGGTACCCGCTCTACGCCGCCGCGGTCGGGATGGATGAACGAGAACTCGGCGACGAGATGCACGAGCCCGACCTCCACGAGGCCGTCCTCGAGACCTTCCGCGACTGGCCCGTCTCCGGCTGGGCCAGCTCCGGCGAGGACGTCTGGCAGCAGTTCGACAACGGCGTCATCGACGCCGCTCAGTGGTACTACGAACAGGTCGCCTACGACATCGACGACTACGACGGCCTGACCCACACGATGCCGGAGGAGACGACCGGCTACCTCAACCACTGGTGCGTCGTCGACGGCACCGACAAGCGCGACCAGGCCGAGGAGTTCATCAACTTCCTCATGGACGCCGAGACCCAGACGGCCTGGTCCGAGGAGATGCCCACGCTGTTCTGTAACGAGAACACGGAGTACGCCGAGGATTTGGCCGAGGATCTGCCGAGCAACAGCGAGGAGGCGGCGAACATCGCCTTCCCCGACTGGGAGGTTCTCGCCGAGCACGACGACGAACTCTCCGACGAGTTCACCGCGATCCAGACCGACTCCTAA
- a CDS encoding beta-CASP ribonuclease aCPSF1 has protein sequence MSTVEQQLDDLKAEITSELPSDISVSSVKYEGPELVVYTRDPKKFAQQGDLIRQLASKLRKRITVRPDPSVLSRPEQAREEIMDVIPEEAGVTDLDFHADTGEVVIEAEKPGMVIGRHGSTLREITKNVGWTPEVVRTPPIESSTVSNVRSFLKQERDERRDILETVGRQIHREEMSDDEYVRISTLGCCREVGRASFILSTPETRILIDCGDKPGAEGEVPYLHAPEAFGAGPQTIDAVVLTHAHLDHSALIPLLFKYGYDGPIYCTEPTRDLMGLLTLDYLDVAAKEGRSPPYESEQVREAIKHTIPLEYGDVTDIAPDVKLTFHNAGHILGSAVSHFHIGDGLYNVAFSGDIHYEDTRLFNGAVNDFPRVETLVLESTYGGRNDYQTDQADSEEKLKEVINEAYERDGKVLIPAFAVGRSQEIMLVLEEAMRNGEIPSMPVHLDGMIWEATAIHTTYPEYLRDDLRDRIFHEDENPFLAEEFNHIDGGEEERQDVADGEPCIILSTSGMVTGGPIMSWLSHIGPDPDSTMVFVGYQAQGTLGRRIQNGWDEIPTSEVGAMGNNGGGRGTLSLNVNVETVDGFSGHADRAGLENFVRTMNPRPEKVLCVHGDERSTQDLSSALYHEFDMRTFAPKNLETFRFL, from the coding sequence ATGAGCACTGTAGAGCAGCAACTCGACGATCTAAAAGCAGAGATCACGAGCGAGTTACCGAGCGATATCTCGGTCTCCTCGGTGAAGTACGAAGGGCCCGAACTGGTGGTCTACACGCGCGACCCGAAGAAGTTCGCCCAGCAGGGCGATCTCATCCGCCAGCTCGCGAGCAAGCTTCGCAAGCGCATCACCGTCCGCCCGGACCCGAGCGTCCTCTCGCGACCTGAACAGGCTCGCGAGGAGATCATGGACGTCATTCCGGAGGAGGCGGGCGTCACGGACCTCGACTTCCACGCCGACACCGGCGAGGTCGTCATCGAGGCCGAAAAGCCCGGCATGGTCATCGGCCGCCACGGCTCGACGCTCCGCGAAATCACGAAGAACGTCGGCTGGACGCCCGAAGTCGTCCGGACGCCGCCGATCGAGTCCTCGACGGTCTCGAACGTCCGTAGCTTCCTCAAGCAAGAGCGCGACGAACGCCGCGACATCTTGGAGACGGTCGGCAGACAGATCCACCGCGAGGAGATGTCCGACGACGAGTACGTCCGCATCTCCACGCTCGGCTGCTGTCGCGAGGTCGGACGCGCCTCCTTCATCCTCTCGACGCCCGAAACGCGCATCCTCATCGACTGCGGTGACAAGCCAGGCGCCGAGGGCGAGGTCCCCTACCTCCACGCCCCCGAGGCGTTCGGCGCCGGCCCCCAGACCATCGACGCGGTCGTCCTGACCCACGCCCACCTCGACCACTCCGCGCTGATCCCGCTGCTGTTCAAGTACGGCTACGACGGTCCGATCTACTGTACCGAGCCCACGCGGGATCTGATGGGCCTCCTGACGCTGGACTACCTCGACGTCGCGGCCAAGGAGGGCCGCAGCCCGCCCTACGAGAGCGAGCAGGTCCGCGAGGCGATCAAACACACCATCCCGCTGGAGTACGGCGACGTCACCGACATCGCGCCGGACGTCAAACTCACCTTCCACAACGCCGGCCACATCCTCGGGTCCGCGGTGAGCCACTTCCACATCGGCGACGGCCTCTACAACGTCGCGTTCTCCGGCGACATCCACTACGAGGACACCCGCCTGTTCAACGGCGCGGTCAACGACTTCCCGCGCGTCGAAACGCTCGTCCTCGAATCCACCTACGGCGGTCGCAACGACTACCAGACCGACCAGGCGGACTCCGAGGAGAAGCTCAAGGAGGTCATCAACGAGGCCTACGAGCGGGACGGCAAGGTCCTCATTCCGGCATTCGCGGTCGGGCGCTCCCAGGAGATCATGCTCGTCTTGGAGGAGGCGATGCGCAACGGCGAGATCCCCTCGATGCCGGTCCACTTGGACGGGATGATCTGGGAGGCGACGGCGATCCACACGACCTATCCCGAGTACCTCCGGGACGACCTGCGCGACCGCATCTTCCACGAGGACGAGAACCCCTTCCTCGCCGAGGAGTTCAATCACATCGACGGCGGCGAGGAGGAACGACAGGATGTCGCCGACGGCGAACCCTGCATCATCCTCTCGACCTCCGGTATGGTCACCGGCGGTCCGATCATGTCCTGGCTCTCCCACATCGGCCCCGACCCGGACTCGACGATGGTCTTCGTCGGCTACCAGGCCCAGGGAACGCTCGGTCGGCGCATCCAGAACGGCTGGGACGAGATTCCGACCAGCGAGGTCGGCGCCATGGGCAACAACGGCGGCGGCCGCGGGACCCTCTCGCTGAACGTCAATGTCGAGACCGTCGACGGCTTCTCCGGTCACGCCGACCGCGCAGGGCTCGAGAACTTCGTCCGGACGATGAACCCGCGCCCGGAGAAGGTGCTCTGCGTCCACGGCGACGAACGGTCCACGCAGGACCTCTCCTCGGCGCTCTACCACGAGTTCGACATGCGCACCTTCGCGCCGAAGAATCTGGAGACCTTCCGGTTCCTGTAA
- a CDS encoding endonuclease/exonuclease/phosphatase family protein: protein MTGTALGSGAASATDRDEANAEADENEVADADDRPPANTRSATYRACSFNIRYDNPDDDYPWDERLGRIGEAVTEIDPDLLGVQEALPNQYDDLRAALDDYEWYGVGREDGDRSGEMVPVAWRADRFDVLDRGEFWLSETPGEPSVGWDADLPRVTTWARLRHRESDRRVWLCSTHFSHVSETARVESAALIHDRVRERAADGDDVVVTGDCNARPSRRPYRVLTGTGDEGAGESSLFDPRREAGTNGVEGPWGTYHGFTNEIGDRIDYVLTLETATVKGYRTLDVRDTAYRSDHLPVVAEFAYGSPSQWTSPGRRTERDDESPGRGNS from the coding sequence GTGACAGGCACGGCACTCGGATCAGGCGCTGCGTCGGCTACTGATCGCGACGAGGCGAACGCGGAGGCAGACGAAAATGAGGTCGCGGACGCCGACGATCGGCCGCCGGCCAATACTCGATCGGCAACGTACAGGGCGTGCTCGTTCAACATCCGCTACGACAACCCGGACGACGACTACCCGTGGGACGAGCGTCTGGGGCGGATCGGCGAGGCCGTCACCGAAATCGACCCGGACCTCCTCGGCGTGCAGGAGGCCCTGCCGAATCAGTACGACGACCTCCGCGCGGCGCTCGACGACTACGAGTGGTACGGCGTCGGCCGCGAGGACGGCGACCGCAGCGGTGAGATGGTTCCGGTCGCCTGGCGAGCCGATCGGTTCGACGTCCTCGACCGCGGCGAGTTCTGGCTCTCGGAGACGCCTGGCGAGCCGAGCGTCGGCTGGGACGCCGACCTCCCGCGGGTGACGACGTGGGCACGGCTGCGCCACCGCGAGAGCGATCGGCGGGTGTGGCTGTGCAGCACGCACTTCTCGCACGTGAGCGAGACGGCGCGGGTCGAGTCCGCGGCGCTGATCCACGATCGGGTCCGAGAACGCGCGGCGGACGGCGACGACGTCGTCGTCACGGGCGATTGCAACGCGAGACCGAGTCGCCGGCCCTACCGAGTGCTGACCGGCACGGGTGACGAAGGAGCGGGTGAGAGTTCCCTGTTCGATCCCCGCCGCGAAGCCGGCACGAACGGCGTGGAGGGCCCGTGGGGGACGTACCACGGGTTCACGAACGAGATCGGGGACCGGATCGACTACGTCTTGACGCTCGAAACGGCGACAGTGAAGGGCTATCGAACGCTCGACGTTCGGGACACCGCCTACCGGTCGGATCACCTGCCCGTCGTCGCCGAGTTCGCGTATGGCTCGCCGTCGCAGTGGACGTCGCCTGGCCGGCGAACCGAACGGGACGACGAGAGTCCCGGTCGCGGCAACTCGTAA